The segment ATCGACCTTGATATCTCCCGCGGACAAATCATCGGTCTTCTCGGCGCAAACGGCGCCGGCAAAAGCACATTACTGCGGCATATAATCGGTTTGTATCTTGCCGATGAAGGCCAGTGTAAAACTTTTGGAACTAACGCCGAGAAACTTTCTCCAATCGAACTTGGAAAAATCGGATACGTTCATCAGGAAGGCGAACTTCTCGGCTGGATGACGGCAGGGCAGTTGATTCGTTATGTCAGCGCATATTATAAAAACTGGAATCACGAGCTTGAGGAAAAATATATCGCCGATTTCGGCATTTCCATAAAAACCAAAGTTGGAACTCTATCGCCCGGCCAGCGGCAGCAGCTCGCGATTTTGCTCGCGATTGGTTTTGAGCCGGAGCTTCTAATTCTCGATGAGCCCGCTTCCGGGCTTGACCCGATTGCAAGAAGTCAATTTCTCGATTTACTCCTGCAGATAATCCAGGATGAAAAACACACCATAATTATTTCATCGCACATTTTAAGCGATGTTGAAAAGGTAATTGACCATACTTTGATTATGCGCCAGGGTAAAATTCTTCGCGATTGCAGTTTCGACCGGCTGCAGGAAGAATTTTTACGTTTTACAATCACTTCCCTAAACGGCCCGCTGCCCGCGAATTTGCCATTTGAAAATATTATAAGCTGCCAAAGAGATAATGATAAAGCGGTGATAACCGTGCAGAATAATACGGAAGAACAATTGCGCGATGCGGCAAAAAAACTCAATTCTGAAATTCAAGTCAGAATGCTGACGCTGGAAGATTTGTATAAAATCGTAGTTAACCAGAAATAAAGGTTGATTAAAATGAATACTTTACAGACAAACCTTAAACATTTATATCAAAGAAAAAGGTTTTTACTGCTCTACCTGTCTTTAGCTTTATTCATTTTTTTAATTGTTAAATCGATTGCAGGGGCAGAAAAATTCTGCTTTTGGGCGGTCGGGGTCTGGATGTTTTCCCTGGGGTCTCTTATGGCTACACTGCCGGTAGATGTCCTGACCAAACCTTTTTCTTATTGTCTGCCGAGGCACAACAGTATCCCGAGAAAATTTTTATTTTCCATCGGCATAGTAATCTCGTTTTTATGGTCGGTCGTTTTTCTGCTGTATCCGGCTGAAAATTTCACAAGGGTAATTTCAATCTGCATTTCGGCCTTTTTTATTTGTACGATTTTTTACTGGTTCGGCGCCTGGTTTGTCTTTCGTTTTAGAAGCTGGGGAAATATCGTCGGATTATTCGTACTGGTAATATACGGCGGCAGTTTGCTTGGTATTGATATTTTAATACGGCGTATTGTTATGCAAAACGCCCTTTTGGTAATCGTGTCAGGAATTCTCGCAAACGTAGCTGCTTTTATATATTGGGGCAGAGCCGGCATTGCAAGGCGGTATTGCGGCAGGATATGGATGGGCGCTTTCGATGCATGGGACAAGGAGAAACTGCTCAAATACAAGCAGACTATTCTGGCTGAAAAAGGCGACAAGGCTCATATATTTGTTTTGCCGAAAGTTGAGAAATTTTTTATCAATCGGATTTCCCAGTCAGGAGAAAATTTGAGCCGGTATATCTGGGGCGGGTTATATAAATCCTTTGCGGTTATGTTGTCCTGCCGAAACGACTGGATTCGATTCATAGTCGTTCTACTGCCAATACTGCTGGTTTTCGGCTATATGCAGCAGGGCGGCAATATAATTTTCCTTATGCCGGCTTTTGCTGCAGTATCCCTGAGCCTGCATACACACTCAACTTTATTGATTAGCGGCGGACGAAGAGAAAGATTCTGGACCGCCCTGATTTTGGGTACTGCTGCGGCCTTACTTATTACCGCATTTGTAACATTTGTGGCGTTAATAACATCATGGCTGGAGCCGATTATGCCGGTGCTGACATTAAAAGGGCAGCAATTCGGATTTAAAATGCTCAACGTAAATTTCTTCTTCCTGCCGTTATTTATGATTCCTGTCGCGCTTACTGTCGGACTAATCTTCTACGGAAAACCGATGATAGCGATGATTATTATGATGGCGGTATTTCAGTCGGTATTTATATTTTTAATTATCAAGCCAGGCAAAAACCAATTTATGCCCGGTCCTACACTGATAATAATTATTCTGCTGTGCAGTTGGGCGGTATTCGTATCGGTTTTGCGGTATATCTGTATGAAGTGCAGTCTTGTAAAATAAGTTTATAATGATAAAATATTAAACAGACCAATTTTTTAAGGAGAATCCAAAATGAAGCTTCAAAGAATGATTTCAGTTGTTATGTGTGTGGTTTTTCTGGCAGCGGCTGTTTGTCCGGCTGCGCAGGATAAAGTCGACCTGAAATTGCGTCTTAAGGCAGGAGCATCTCACGAAATGAAAATGACCCAGACGCAGGACATCGCCCAGACGATGAACGGTTCGGAAATGAAGATGAAACAGATGCATGAAATGGTTATGGGGATGGATGTCCTGAGCGTTGACGCTAACGGCGTTATGGACATCCGGATGACCTATAAGTCTATGAAAATGGCGATAGATGGTCCAATGGGACATATGGAGTCTGATTCCGCAAATCCAAAACCCGCCGACCCAAACAAGCCGCATGAAAAAATCATGAATGCCATGGCCTCGGTTATGGTAGGTTGTCAATTCGAGATGAAGGTTAAGCCTACGGGTGAGGCTTATGATGTTCGCGGCACAAAGGAAATGCTCGCAAAAGTAAAAGAAAAAATATCAAACGGTTCAGAAATGCGGGGAGTGGACAAATTTATCGACAAAATGTTCGATGAAAAGCAAATTAAGGAACTAACCGGAAATATGATGGGAGTTTTTCCGGCAGAGCCTGTGGCTGTCGGCGATACGTGGTACGACTCTAAAAGCATAAATTTCATTATGCCGATAGATGTCGATACAACTTATATGTTTAAGCAGTCTAAGGATGGTATTGCTTATATTGATACTGCCGCCAAAATGGACATGGGCGACAGTTCCAAGCTTCTCGAAATAGACCCGAACAACAAGATGTCTATGCAAATAGCCGGCACAATGAACGCAACAAGCGAAGTTGACGAAAAGACCGGCCTTACCCGCAAAAGTAATATGACGATGAATTTTTCGGGCATAGTAAAGATGGAAGCAAATGAGCAGATGCCGGATGGAATGACCATACCGATGACTATTAAGGGAGATATGGTTGTTGAATTGATTAAATAAGAAAAGAAATGCCCGAGTCAATAAAAACGGCCTTTGGAGATTTCCGAAGGCCGTTTGCTTTTAATCTACAGAGATGTTATTTCTTCTTTTTGGCGACTTTCTTTTTTGCGACTTTCTTTTTCGCAGCTTTCTTTTTACCAGCACTGCATCCGCAACTTGAACACATAACAATTCCTTTCATAAAATTGTATCTATTTTATATAACTATCGGTTATTTAAGACAAAATCTATAGCTTAATAGTTTATAAACCAGTTTTGCCGCTAAAAAGTCGGACGCTTTATTCTTCGGATTGGGACACAACTCGACAATATCGAATCCAACTACATTTTTCTTTTTCATCAATAACCTGAGAAAATCCAGAACCTGATACCAGCCCAGACCGCCCGGCTCAGGTGTGCCGGTGGCCGGCAGTATGGCGGGGTCGAAAGCGTCAAGGTCTATTGTCAAATAAACATTTTTGGTAAGTTTTTTCAGACATTTATCGAACCATTTATTGTTATCGTGGATATCTTGAGCCAGAAAAACATTATTTTTTTTGCGAATTGAGCTTCTTTCGCAGATATCTCCGCTTCTGATTCCGACCTGAACTATCGGTGCGATTTCTCTTGCCCTGGCCATTACGCAGGCGTGATTGTATTTCGTGCCGTGATATTCTTCCCGCAGGTCCGCGTGAGCGTCAAATTGAATAACCGAAACATTATCAAAAGACTCCACATGTGCCTGAATGGAAGCTGCGCTGATGGAATGTTCGCCGCCGAGCGTAACGACATATTTTTTATTTTTGATGTGCTGAAGAGTCCTGGCTTTTAATTCAGCGACCATTTTTTCAGCTGATTTTTTTTCTTTTATCGGCTTGTCCGTGAATATGCCCTGTTTATAAACCTCAGAATCGGTTTCGATATCGTAGGTTTCCATATTCGCCGAGGCTTCGATAATCGCATCAGGTCCTTTGTCGGCGCCTTTTATCCATGTGCTTGTGGCATCGAACGGGGCGGGCAGAATAACTATTTTTGCTTTATCGTAAGCACAGTATCTTTGCGGCAGGTCGCCAAAATTAGTTTGCTGTTTCATTTTTTTCCTGCAAATTAATCAAACAGGAACATTGCGATTGCAACGGTGGTAGTCCACACACCTTTTTGACCTCTTGCAGCCTGTGTGACGTTTGAAGTTCTTATGATAAGGCCCGTTGACTTATAAACCTGTTCCCTCTCGCTCCATGCGGTATTGGGGTCAACTTCCAAACCAAGTGTGGTGCCGAGCATTTCGGCTGCAAGGTCTTCCGCCATATCGCCGGCCTGTTTTTCGTTCATTCCGTTGCCATGCACTTCACTGAGGTAGCCCCAGTTATTTTTGTCCTTCGGCAAAGCCATTCCGACAGAAGTGGCGATGAGTCTGCCATGCTCGTTTGTGTCGCATCTGGCCATAACACAAAAAGTAATGGAGCCGGGAACAAGCTCTTTTAATCCGTTTTCCTTGCTGATGATTTTACACTTTGGAGGAAGAATCGAGGAAACCTGTACGAGATTTTGATTGGCAACGCCCGCCTGTCGAAGTGCTTCCTCAAAGGATTTTAACTGGTATCTGTGTCTTCCGACGCCTTTTGTCAGAAAAACTCTCGAGGGCACCATGCAATCAGTCGAAAAATTTGGCATTTCTAAAAATTCCTTTCAATTTATAAAACCGCAAAAAATAACATTAAGGAACATCGCCTACTTGATTTTGCGATTATATTATAAGAAGATAAGAAATTAAAAATAAAAACCAGAAATTAAAAATAAAAATATTATCCGTTCTTAACGGATATTCTCTGTTGTAAAAAATAGAATCGTGTTAGTTTGTATATGCTTAAGCCTGAATCGGCTTTTTGAAAAAATCTGCCAAAATGGCACTTTGCCGGGCAGACTTGATTTTCTTAACTTGTTTAAATATAATGAGTTAAGTTTTTATATGTTATTGGCACATACTTTGCACTTAGAACTATCGAGCAAAGTTTTTTGGTCAAAAGGAGACATAAACTATGGCAAAAATTATAGGAATAGACTTGGGAACGACGAATTCGGTCGTTTCGGTAATGGAAGGGACAACACCAAAAGTGCTTGTCAACTCGTCCGGCAGCAGGCTTACGCCGTCTGTAGTAGGCTTTACAGATAAAGGTGAGCGTCTTGTCGGCCAGATTGCCAAGCATCAGCAGGTAACCAATCCCGAAAACACTGTTTTCTCCATCAAGCGGTTTATGGGCCGCAGGCATAATGAAGTCGCCACTGAGGAAAAAACAGTGCCATATAAGGTAGTCGGTGGTTCAAACGAACTCGTCAAGGTAAACGTAAGGGGCAAAGAGTATACCCCACCTGAAGTCTCGGCAATGATTCTCCAGGATTTGAAGAAAACCGCTGAGGACTATCTTGGCGAAAAAGTCGAAAGGGCGGTTATTACTGTTCCGGCGTATTTTAACGATGCTCAGCGTCAGGCCACCAAGGATGCCGGCACAATAGCCGGTCTGAAGGTTGACAGAATTATAAATGAGCCTACAGCCGCGGCCCTTGCCTACGGCGTTGAAAAGAAGAGAAACGAAAAAGTAGCGGTCTTCGATTTCGGCGGCGGAACATTCGATATTTCAGTTCTCGATATCGGCGATAATGTTTTTGAAGTGCTCAGCACCAACGGCGATACTCATCTCGGCGGCGACGACCTCGATGAACTGCTGATAAATTATCTCGCCGATGAATTCAAAAAGACCGAAGGCATTG is part of the Phycisphaerae bacterium genome and harbors:
- a CDS encoding ABC transporter ATP-binding protein, yielding MENENTIVQVRDLSKKFGKILALDKIDLDISRGQIIGLLGANGAGKSTLLRHIIGLYLADEGQCKTFGTNAEKLSPIELGKIGYVHQEGELLGWMTAGQLIRYVSAYYKNWNHELEEKYIADFGISIKTKVGTLSPGQRQQLAILLAIGFEPELLILDEPASGLDPIARSQFLDLLLQIIQDEKHTIIISSHILSDVEKVIDHTLIMRQGKILRDCSFDRLQEEFLRFTITSLNGPLPANLPFENIISCQRDNDKAVITVQNNTEEQLRDAAKKLNSEIQVRMLTLEDLYKIVVNQK
- the speB gene encoding agmatinase; the encoded protein is MKQQTNFGDLPQRYCAYDKAKIVILPAPFDATSTWIKGADKGPDAIIEASANMETYDIETDSEVYKQGIFTDKPIKEKKSAEKMVAELKARTLQHIKNKKYVVTLGGEHSISAASIQAHVESFDNVSVIQFDAHADLREEYHGTKYNHACVMARAREIAPIVQVGIRSGDICERSSIRKKNNVFLAQDIHDNNKWFDKCLKKLTKNVYLTIDLDAFDPAILPATGTPEPGGLGWYQVLDFLRLLMKKKNVVGFDIVELCPNPKNKASDFLAAKLVYKLLSYRFCLK
- a CDS encoding DUF6263 family protein yields the protein MKLQRMISVVMCVVFLAAAVCPAAQDKVDLKLRLKAGASHEMKMTQTQDIAQTMNGSEMKMKQMHEMVMGMDVLSVDANGVMDIRMTYKSMKMAIDGPMGHMESDSANPKPADPNKPHEKIMNAMASVMVGCQFEMKVKPTGEAYDVRGTKEMLAKVKEKISNGSEMRGVDKFIDKMFDEKQIKELTGNMMGVFPAEPVAVGDTWYDSKSINFIMPIDVDTTYMFKQSKDGIAYIDTAAKMDMGDSSKLLEIDPNNKMSMQIAGTMNATSEVDEKTGLTRKSNMTMNFSGIVKMEANEQMPDGMTIPMTIKGDMVVELIK
- a CDS encoding arginine decarboxylase, pyruvoyl-dependent, with protein sequence MPNFSTDCMVPSRVFLTKGVGRHRYQLKSFEEALRQAGVANQNLVQVSSILPPKCKIISKENGLKELVPGSITFCVMARCDTNEHGRLIATSVGMALPKDKNNWGYLSEVHGNGMNEKQAGDMAEDLAAEMLGTTLGLEVDPNTAWSEREQVYKSTGLIIRTSNVTQAARGQKGVWTTTVAIAMFLFD